GTGATGTCTTGATTGACTTTGATCACACGTTTGTCGATGGCAACACCGACTTCTTTTTCGATCAGGTCGGCAATTTCCTGGTGGGTAATTTTGCCGTATAGCTTGCCGTTGTCACCACTCTTGACTTTGATAGTCATTGAGACGATGGCAGAAATCTTGTCGCCGAGAGCGACCAGTTCGCCGTGTACTTTCTCAGCTTTTTTCTTGAGCATCTCAAGATCTTCTTCGCGTTTCTTGAGAGTACCTTTGCTGGCGGTAACAGCCAGACCACGAGGCTGAAGGAAGTTGCGGAAATAACCGGGCTTAGCCTCAACTATATCTCCGGCTTTGCCGAGCTTTAGAACTGAATCTTGCAATATAACCTTCATGACAACTCCCAACGATGTAAAAGCGCTCGCCGATGCATATACATCTTCTATGCTTATATAAGGTTTGAAAGATTACCACGCACTTTCATATTCGGTCTAGCGCATGGCGCTCAGACGGGTGTTTTTGAAAACATTTCACAATAAAAGGCGATAAAACCAAGCCTTTATTAGCCCGGTATTATTTTGGGACAATACTCTTGTTTCTCGCGAATCCTATTAATACTCTTGTTTCTCTCGAATCCTATTAATACTCTTGTTTCTCGCGAAACATGCCCCTCACCCCAGATGGGTCACAGAGAAAACCGAAACGCTTATAGAAGCCATCGGTGCCAGGATCGGCATATAGAGTAACCAGGGGAATTTGATATTCGTCCAGCTCTTTGAGCAGCTCGTGCATCACCAGACGCCCCACACCCAGCCTTTGAAAGTCAGGGCGGACGACCATATCCCAGATTGTGGCGTTAAAGACCATATCGCCAGTGGCTCTGGCAAAACCAATCATTTCGTCGTTAGACCAGATAGAAACAACAGCCAGCGAGTTTTGCAGTGCTTTGACGATAAGCTCAGGCTCGCGGCGACTCCATCCCACACTGGCACACAACTCTTGCACGCTTTGTGGCGAAACCGACTTGTCATGACTTACGACCAGATTAGGCGGCAGAGGATCTCTTTGATTCTCATTTTTGCGCCAGATGCCTGATAGCACCATTTCAAATCCTCTCTAAAAGCACCACTGTTTCCACATGATAGGTCTGGGGAAAGAGATCCACCGGTCTTATCCGAATAGTTTTATACCCATGGTAGGCTCCATCTTCGCGCTTGACTGGCTTTACATCCAGAATAGCGTTATTAAGTCTTTCTTGCTCATCAAATTCTTCCTCAATGGCAGCGGGCGCTTCCACTTGAGCTTCCTCTGGTGCGGCACTGCCTTCGGGAGCGATGGGACGATTGGGGTCTTCGAGGATGCGCAAATCGCGGGCAAGAGTGGCTGGGTTACAGCTCACATATATAATGTGGCGTGGTCCACGTTCTTTGACACACTGCAAGACCTCAGGACTGGCACCTTTGCGGGGCGGGTCCAGAACGAGCAGGTCGATTTCACCGGTGTCTTCCAAGATCTGATCGAGAGCATCTTCAACACGGGCTGGCACAAAGCTCAAATTGTTCAGACCATTGAGAGCGGCGTTCTGCTTGCCGTCATTAACTGCATCTGGATTTTCCTCCACTGCAATCACTTCTTTGGCGCTGCCACTGAGCCAGGCCGCTATCGTGCCAACACCGGCATACGCATCGACAATAACATTGGCTTTTTGCCCTTTTAGCGCAATTTGCGAGTAGTCGGTAACCTGCTCCAAAAGCTTGACGGCCTGGTCGCTATTGACCTGGAAAAAACTCTCCGAAGAAAGGCGAAATGTAAGGCCCTTGCGCAAAAATTCAGGTAAATCCGCACGCTCGGTTTTTAGCTCTTCTTCGATATAACCGCGCCCCAACAGAATAACCGTGTGGTCACCCATGATGCGGTTGCCCCTTTCGCTATTGAAGTTAAGGGCCACAGACTCAATGCTACTATCAGCATCCATCAAGTCTTTAGCAATATCGCCAAAGACGAGAAGCTCTTCATTGTTGACGAATTCTTTGTATTTGACCGACTCGTGATTAATGACAAAAGTGACTAAGAGCTTTTGTTTGGCAAAACTCATGCGCACATTGAGATGGCGCAGAAGTCCTTTGTGCTTTTGCTCATCGTAAATATTGACTCGATACTGCCTGACTAAATCCCGCACATAGTGCAGGACTCTATCCATAGCCTGAGGCTGAATCGAACACGCCTGAACATTGACCAGGTCATGGCTGTTGCGTTCGTAATAACCAGCCAGAGTCTTGCCCATCTTAAATTGAAAAGGAAACTGGGCTTTATTGCGGTAGTGAATAGGGTTTTGAGCAGGCAAAATAGGCTCAAAAATTTGAGACAGTCGCTCAGAAGTAAAATTGCCGGTGCCACCAAGATGAGTCAAGGCCTCTCTGACAACATTGGTTTTAGAGCGCAACTGTTCAGCATATGACATATGCTGCCACTGACAGCCACCACAGCGCTCAAAATGCTGGCAAACAGGTTCGGCTCTGCCACCACCTGATTCGAGGACCTTTTCGATTGAGCCTTTGGCAAAGTCTTTACGCACATCAAAAAGCTTGACGCGGAGCTTATCTCCCACGGCCGCTCTTTCTACAAAGATAGGCAGACCATCTACTTTGGCTACGCCCGCGCCACCACCGGCGATGGACTGGATTTCCACATCAATTTCCTGGTGACGCTGTAAATTATGAGCGGCCTTGAGCTTAGCCAATGGATTCCCCTTCAAAAGTAGCGAATTATTCACTTCTGTATATTCTACAGAACTATAGTGCTAAAGCTATTCGACTTTATCCGAATCAGTTAATACAAGCCTTAGCGGCGTGCCAGAACCAGCAGCTGCAGCCGGTCTGGCAGTCACTCTGGCGCCTGTCAATATTTGTCTATAACTGAGTCCTCGATAGGTCTCTTTTAGCCCGGGCAGATGGTTTTGCTCAACTGCCACTTGGCCCAGGAGGGTTTGTTGGTCGATTACACCTTGAGCAAACTGCTGTACCAAAGCCATATCAATCGAAGCCATAACAAACTGGCTCTGGTCATGATCTTTAAAATAGTGCGCCTCGACAGCGCGCACCCAGCCTATATTGAGCTTATTGATAATGCGCGCAGCAATCACTGTATCAATCTTGAGATCAAGAGGCTTAGCCCTATTATCTTGATACAGGTAAATAATGACAAGTCCTCTGGCACGGTCGAGGCGGACCTCCGGACAGGCATTCAGGCTGAATTGCATCAGGTCATTGTGATGCAGTGCCTGGATGATGATCGCACTTTGATCAAGTGGCTCGTCTAACGCAGGATCCACCGACTCTTGGCATGCAGCCGGATGCCCGAGACAGCAAAAGCTAGCCGTCAGGACAAAAAGAAGGAGCAAGGCACTGAAACGTGGCAAAATTGGCACAAGATTTACCGCATTTAATTAAGCAAAACAAATCTATCATATATGTACAGAAGACCACCTTAGAAGTCCCATTAATTACAATGGCAACCATGACAATAGAAGTAATCCACGTATCTGACATACACTTTGGCTCTGGCGAGAATCACGGCAGAGTCAATCCGCAGACCGGGCTCAATGTCCGGTTTGAAGATTTTGCCCTGGCTTTAAAAAAAGTGGTGGACTACACCATCGAAAAAGGCTGCCATCTCTTTATATTTAGTGGCGATGCCTACAAAAATGCATCTCCTGAACCTGTCTACCAAAAAATGTTTGCCAGAGAGCTAAATCGTCTCTCCAAACACAATATCAAGACTGTACTGGTAGTAGGCAACCACGATCAACTACTGAGAGCTACGCAAAGCCATAGCATGTCGGTCTTCCAAAGCCTGGAAGTATCAGGCATGGTTATTGTAGACAGACCCATGTCCATCACCATTGACACTACTGCCGGTGCGGTACAGCTGGTCGGTTTACCCCATGTCACTCGCCATAATCTAGTGGCCCTCGAAAAATATCGCGAATCTACTGCCCAGGAGATAGATAGACTACTAGCCGAGCATGTCAAAAGCCTTTTAAGGGGCTATTATCTGGACCTTGATGCGACCATGCCAACCATTGTCACTGCGCACATGAGTACCGATAGCGCTCTGGCCGGCATCGAAGAAGAGCTGCTTGTGGGCTACACTCAGACTTTTCCCACAGAAATCTTTGTCAATGAAAAAATCGACTACGTCGCTCTCGGGCATATTCATAAATATCAAGTCTTGCGCCAGAGCGCACCAGCAATAGTCTACGCTGGCTCACTGGAGCGTGTCGACTTTGGCGAAGAGAAAGAAGACAAAGGATTTGTCCACGTACACTTAGAGCGCAATAACACAAGCTTTGAGTTTCACTCAATTGAACCCAGACCATTTATCACAGTGGATGTGGACTTAGTTAAACTCAGTGCTAAGACAGACCGAGACGAAACAGCAGCTGCACCTGATCTAACCGGTATTTTAATAGGCGAACTAGCCAAAAAGATGCTGCCAAACTGTGTCTTGCGCTTGCGCTATAAAATATTGCAAGATGACCTTGGCCTCGTTGATGAAGACAAATTGAGAGCAGCCGCCAACCAGGCGCTCTCCTTTAAGATGCAAGCCGAAATAGTGTCAGACTACGGTAGAAGTCGCATCCCGCACCTGACAGAAACATCGGCAGCGTCCCCGCTCAGCGCCATTGAGACCTACCTGGATGAAGTAGCACCAGATAAAAAGGAGCGCCTACTGTCGCGCACCAGAGAACTAATGGACAAGCTCAGTAGCCAACAAAGCTGAGCGGCTGAACTGAACTGAACTGAACTGAACTGAGCGATGCAAGATCCGTGGCTTGTCTAATGGCTGACCAGAGCAGCTACTTAACAACACTCCGAGAGGCATTAATGGCAGCGCTCTTGGAGGGAAGCAAGTCTTGCTCTTTGATAAATGCTCCAAGTTTGTCTGCTACCCAGGTGTGCAGTCGCACCGTAAAATGTCCCTTGCACGAAAATTTAGTGCCATCATCAGGGGTATCACCCTCGCTACGCAAAGCCTGATCGAGATCCAGTACTGGTGCCTCGATACTGGCGGCAGTAGTCTTGAGTAAAGCTGTCTCGGCATAATTTTTGACCAGCTTATGGTCGCCCAGACTGACAGTTGGTGTGCGCAAAAACATAAAGCGTGCGCCGTCAGCTTTGCATTCACGGGCAAAGGCCTTGAGCTGCGCGTCCATCATATACCAGTAACAGTTGGTGTAATTGGTCCTAGTCTGATCCGATGAAATAGCCTGCAACGGCGGAGCGGAGGAGTTTGGCTCAGCAAAATTAAAGATACTTTTGCTTACTTTAAGCCTATCAAATTCGGTCGTAAAACTATGCCTCAAACCCACAAGAATTTCCCAGATACGACTATTTTGGCGCAGCCAATCGTATTGCAACATGTATTTGCCGGCTTTTGATCTGAAAAATCCGGCAACGCAAGTATCATCGAATTTGAGTGTCCCATCAGGATTAGGAAAGAAAACCGGTTTGACGAAGAGCATGGAATCGCAAGGTGTCGGCAACAACTTACTAATCTCATCTACACGGTACACCTGAATAACAAGGTCAGGCTTGAACTGCTTAGCTAGCGTTTGATAGCGCAAATAATCTTGAGCCACACTGTAATTAGAAACCCCAAAGTTAAGTGTCTGTACAGGTTTACCGAGTGCTCTACTGAGCCTATCAGCAAGTTGACTGACGTAGTTCTTTTCACGGGCAACCTGGATGGACTCCACGCAGCTGTCACCAAAAACGGCAATACGATAGGTCCCAGCGGGCTTCGCTATTGTGATTTCGTCGTTTTGCATGCCAAAACTATTGAGTTTATAACTTCCAAATCCTTCTTGCCTTTGCGTAATTCGTTTACCAGCAAAAGGCTTGTAGCCGACCTTACGATCGGGCATGCAATGCTCACTATCACCCACTTGAGCAAAGTAAAAGAATGCCTCCAGCAAAACAATACTCAAACCAAGATAGAGCAGCCCCTGCATTAGAGCAAAGCTCTTACCGACTGATTTAGCTTTGATGCCATCACTAGCTTGAGCCAGGTCTCTGGCTCTATCACTTTGCTTTGGTGGTGTCTCTATTGTCATATCAGAACGCAAAATAGATAAATGGGGAAGCCGAAGACGGTGCTAGGGCCATTGTCATAACAAAAAATGCCAGATAAACCACCACCCTGGCTGGCACTCTTGGGGTGCAAATTTGAGCAGCCACAGCAGGCAGACCCTTTAATAACCGCAGCGCCATAATCACAAACGAGTCGATAAAGCAGATATGCAAGTAATGCTGGCACAATGGGGTGCTGAGCCAACACCTCGGCAAGCACTCCGCTTGTTACCATCTGCGGTGCAAACATACCATGCAAAACACTTAGAGCCTCTGCCATAGTTTCTGCCCTAAAAAAGACCCAACCAACAAGGACAAAGACAAAAGTCAAAAGCATCGAGAGCACACCACCGGTGGCAGTACTATGCAACTGTCGCAAAAATCCTGTAACTGCACTGCTACTATTTTTGAGCCAGTGGTCATAGCTATGACAAAGTATCAGCCCTGTGCCATGAAAGGCGCCCCAAACTACAAAGTGCCAGGAGGCTCCATGCCAGAGTCCGCCCAGTACCATTGTAATAAGCAAATTGGCATGACGTCTGACGAGACTGCACTTACTGCCGCCCAGAGGAATATACAGATAATCTCTGAGCCAACTCGATAGAGAAATATGCCAGCGCTTCCAGAAATCAGTAAGACTCCTGGCAATATAAGGCAGATTGAAATTGTCCGGTAAATCAAAACCGAGCATCAGCGCCGACCCGCGCCCCATGTCAGTATAGCCAGAAAAGTCACAGTAAATTTGAGCAGCAAAAGCAAGAGCGGCGACCCAGGCGTCAGCACCACCAAGAGTGGCAGCGTGTGCAAAACCTTGATTGACCACAGGTGAAAGATTGTCTGCTAGAGCAATTTTTTTGAATAGTCCCTGCAAAAGCAAAAGCAAACCACGCTCAAAATTGGCTGACAAAAACCGGCGTGGTTCTTGCATTTGCTTGACAAAGTCCTGATAGCGCTTAATTGGACCAGCTATCTGAGAAGGAAAGAAGGCAGCAAACAGTGAAAAATTGACATAGTTTGTAATTGGCTTTGAGCCTTTGTAAACATCAACAATATAGTGAATAAATTCAAAGACAAAAAAGGAAATACCGAGAGGCAAAAGCACATGCTGCAAAGGCAAACTCAATGTAGCTTCGCTTATTTTGAGAATAGGCGAGACACTGGCGACAGCTTTGTTAAAGCTGGCGATGGCAAAATCGGTGTACTTAAAATACGCCAGGGTGGAAAGATTGAGGACAATGCCAGTAATCAGCCAGGCTCTGGCATGCTGCCTCTGGCGGTCAATAACGGCACCGAGCGCATAGTTGAGCAAAGTCAAAACAAAGAGCAATATGCCGTAAACCGGAATCCAGCTCATGTAGAAGTAATAACTGGAGACGAGCAAAAGCACATTGCGGAAGCGGTGTGGCAAAAGCCAAAACGCCAGCAATACAGCCGGGAAAAATAGCAAATAAGAGAGGCTGCTAAAGAGCACAGGTTACTCCATCAGTTTGGCCAGATGATAGCAGCGCAAGGGCAGCATTACCTTGACAAATACTCAGGTTTATATAGATAGGTGACAATGCTCTAAGCGATGTCAGTAAAAATCGTGGTAGCATCACCCGGGGATACTGACAACAAAACCATGAAGTCCAGCTCAGAATTACTCGAAAAAAGCTCAGACGGCGCGCCCATGGGGCAAATAGCCGCAGAGTCAGACGCAGGCTCCACCAAGGCGGGGACTGCTCAACAAAATTCGAGCAGACCGGGCGTCGCCAAAAGAGTTTTATCCCGGACATTGTCAAGCACCACTCTAATTACAGCGGTACTTCTGGGCTCGCTATATTGTGGACTGTTCAAAGCCTTCGACTGGAAAGACCTGGCCGCTCAAGACTCTTCTAAATGGATTGTGGCAAAGGCAGCAATTGCCCCACAATACATTTACTCGCCCGAATCAAAAAACATAGTAATTCTGGGCTCCTCTTTGATCATGGCCCCTTCCGAAAACTTAAACGACCTCGATGGTGTAGCAATCGGCAATCCCGGTTCAGAAACAGCCGCCCCCCGGGGACTTATCTATGTCGACGGATTAAAAAAGGCTACCGGTCTTAGCCTATCGACAAAAGTGCTGGGTGTACCTGGTGCTCTCACATCAGACCAGACTTTGATTACAAATGAGTTAATTGCTGGCGGCAAGGCACCGCAACTCCTTGTACTGACTTATGCGCCACGAGACTTTATGTCAAATGATATTGGCGACGATATCGACTTTACGCCAACTGCCAGAGTCTTTCACTTTGCCTCTCTTGATCATGGCTTTTTGCCCACGTCTTTTGACCCTCAAATTATGCGCAAATGTTTTGACTCTCATACTGGGTTTATTGATTCAGTGCGGCGCTTCTACCTGCGCGCCATAAGAGAAAAAACCTGTCAATTCACCAATCATCCATATAGTCTGTTTGAGTCAATGCAGAAAGAGACCCAGACTAAACCAACCACACCACTGGCGGTGACAGCAATTGCAGCACCAGTAGCAGCACCAATCGCAGCACCAGTAGCTGCACCAGTTGGGGCACCGGATGCTGCAACAATCACGGCACCAATCGATGGTCAAAAACAGTCTCCAGCCGACATAGCAAAAGCCAGACATGAAGAAGTTCTGAAAAAAGATCTGGAACTTTACCGTACACGATATTGGCCAATCAACGAGAAAAAAATCAAAACACAAATGGCTCAGCTCGAAAAGCTCATGGCCAGCGCCAGTAAGGCCCAACTACCAGTAGTACTAGTCGGCATGCCCCTCAGTGCCAAAAATATTGAAGTTTTGGGCGAGGCCAATAGATTGCGTCTCGAAAATCAGATCAAAGAAATGGCGACGAGATACCAGATTGAGGTAATCGATTTTAATGATTTGCCTGATAAACTCAAATTTGCACAGGATGAATTTATTGACTCGGTGCATTTAAATAAACCTGGCTCGACCCGCTTTGTCAGCTTGTTTTCAACGACATTAGCGCAGACAAAAGCCTTTGGTCGTGCTTTTAACAAACAATAGAAAAGAAAGATAATATGCGCCATTTACTAAAACTAACAGCAGCGCTCCTGGCTGTTAGCACCGGTCTTAGTACCACCCTCTGTGGCTGCGAAAAGTTAGAAGAATTAGATGAAACAGACGTTAAAAGAGAAGGCGTGATGCCGCTTGACAGCATTCATCTTGCCCTGCCAGAGAACGTATTCAAACAGGCACTTGTGACATTTGAAAAGGACACAAAACCAGCAGCCAGCACAGGCAACAAAACTCAGTACATAAGTCGCACATATACTCCCGCTGGAGGTCAATATCTGGTTGATTGCACTGATGGTGTGGCCAACCGCATACAGATCATCTACATTCACGCCGTCCCTAAAGATGCCGCACTTTCACTCACCCGCGCTCTCTTACCCAGAGAAGCGCCACCGTTATCTCGAGTAGACGACAGCGCCCTCAAAAATGCCCAGAGCAAAGAATTTGTCGAAAACTATTTTTATGGCGAAGACTATCTAATTGAACTCGACTACAGCGACAACAAGTCCAATCTGGTGAAACGTATAATGGCGCTGCAGTTGAGCCCCGAACAGGCAAGCGCATTAAGGATGCAACTTTTGACTGGAGCAGCCAACCAGGGAGCCGCTAAAACCTCGACAGAAGCAGGCAAATAGTCGATTTTAGCAAGCCTATTATTGTCCTCTCATGAGCCAAGATGGCTCCTGTGCTACCATCTTGGCTTCCAATGCAGAATTTTTAAATGAACGTGAGCTTAGAAGATAAAGCCCAGGAAAAAGCGCTTCTCATAAACGAAAATGAGAAGAAGAGAAAGAGCACACCAACACAGGCCAATGCCACTGGATTTGCCGTGCTCTGGCAAAACCGCAATCTAGTTTTGATGATGGTTAAGCGCGACAGCCTTGGTAAATACAAGGGTTCGCTGCTTGGCGCACTCTGGCCCCTGGTCAATCCTCTGGGTCATTTAATCCTCTACACTTTTTTATTTTGCGTCATTCTCAAAGTCAAGTTTGATGCCAATGGTGGTATCGGTAACTTTGCTCTCTATTTGATGTCTGGACTACTGCCTTGGGGCGCTTTTGCCGAGGCTGCGTCACGCTCATGTACAGTCATTTTGGAATATCCAAACCTGGTAAAGAGAGTTGTCTTTCCTCTGCCAATCTTGCCGCTAGTTACTGTCTTGTCGCCGCTGGTTACTGAAGGCATGGCGTTTTGCATGTTGATTATTGCTATATTTGCCACCATGCACACGATTTACCCAACAATTATTTTTATCCCTCTAATCACTTTATCCCAGATACTTTTGACTGCTGGCATTGCCTGGACTTTGAGCAGTCTAGGAGTTTATATCCGCGATATGAAACACATCATGGCGCTGATGCTTTCGGCCTGGATGTATGCCACACCTATCGTTTATCCAGCCGAAAAACTACCAGCTGAATGTCAGTTTTTACTCTGGATAAACCCCATGGCTGGCATCGTAATGGACTATAGACGAACCTTACTGCAAGGTCTGGCCCCAGACTGGAATCATTATTTTGTCTACACTGCCATGGCTCTAGTCTGCTTCTTTATTGGTTTTCAGTTTTTTGACAAGACTAAAAAGAGCTTTGCTGACGTTATGTAGCCCCGCAAAGTTGTATCATGTGATTGACTGAGCAAAGAAGCTAGTCAGACGGACAAAAGCTTATACCAACTGGTCCAACAAACTATAAAAACGATATCCCGAGTAATATCCCAATCCCCGGTGGAGAGCTGATTTTAATGAGCGGTTGCAATGGCAAACTATTTGGCGCATATGATATCCGTGGCGTTTACGGCGAAGGGCTAGACGAAGCCTTTGCCCGCAAAGTCGGTAATGCTTACGGTCATTATTTAAGACCAAATGGCGGTGGCAGAGTGCTCGTGGGTTATGACGCCCGACTCTCCAGCCCCAGCCTCAAAACAGCTTTTATCGAGGGTGTCCTCGCAAGCGGCAATGATGTTGTCGATATTGGTATTTCATCCACTCCCATGGCAGTATGGTTTGCAGCACATCATGATTTTGATGGTGGAGCAGCAATCACAGCTAGTCACCTGGCCAAGCATCACAATGGCTTCAAACTATATGCCGCTAAAGCCAAACCACTGGGCGCAAAAAATGGTCTGGGCGAAATCCGCAAAGTAGTAGAAGCGACTAGCCTAGACTCAGCTACTACCTCCACCAAAGCGTCCGACACCACAATCAGTGGCAAGTTGAGCCAAGAAGAAATTGTGCCAATGTACGTCAAACATTTGATTGCTCACTTAAAACCAGAGCGCCGTCTCAAAATTGCTATCGATGCTGGTCACGGAGCAGCCGGTGGTGAAATCACCGAACTTGCCAGACAAGCAAAAGATCTCGTCGACATTATCACGCTAAACGCTGTGCCCGACGGTAACTTCCCCACCCGCACCCCCAATCCACTCGACCCAGGCTGCATGGACGAGCTTATCCGAGTAGTCAAAACCGAAGGCTGCGACTTTGGCGTATCCTTGGACGGAGACGCAGATAGAGCAGTTTTTGTAGACGAACTCGGTCAAGTTGTGCCCACTGATTTAATGATTGGCCTAATCGGTGCCGAACTGATCAAGAGAGCCGGTGGCGGCAGCGTGGTCTATGACCTGCGTGCTAGCAGAGCTGTCCCCGAGTACATTGAAGAAGCTGGCGGCAAAGCTATCCGCACAGGCGTTGGCACAAACTTTATGATGAGCAGCATCAAAGACAATAATGCCTTGTTTGCTGGAGAGCTATCAGGTCACTACTACTATGGTGATATGTTTGCCACAGACAATGCACTACGCACCATCCTGGAAGCACTAAATGTTGTGTCCAGCATGAAGACCAATCTCTCTACCTTAATCAAGCCACTATCTCGCTATGCACTCAGCGGCGAGATCAATTTGAGAGTCAATGAAATTCAGAGCACACTCAATCGACTGGAAGCTAGTGTCACCGGCGGTACCAACGAGCACATCGATGGTCTGTCTATTAACTTCAATGAATGGTGGTTTGCTGCTCGTGGCTCACAAACGGAACCAGTCTTGAGACTGACTGTTGGAGCCGTAAGCGAACAGATACTGCAAGATCGCACAAAACATCTAATTGAAATAATTCAACCCACTCAAGTATAAAACGGCTAGCAAGCCATGCTCGTATAGCGGCACAGAGAACTGAGCCAGAGTGGAAGTGTGGGTCTGAGAAAAGGCAGTACTTTTAGCTCGTCAAAATTGACCTGGGGAGACCAGAGGTCAGACCGTATCGAATTTTGACTTTGCCTCTTGTACAGCCAGACATCTCGAAGTATCCTCCCAGCGGCAG
This DNA window, taken from Candidatus Obscuribacter sp., encodes the following:
- the rplI gene encoding 50S ribosomal protein L9 encodes the protein MKVILQDSVLKLGKAGDIVEAKPGYFRNFLQPRGLAVTASKGTLKKREEDLEMLKKKAEKVHGELVALGDKISAIVSMTIKVKSGDNGKLYGKITHQEIADLIEKEVGVAIDKRVIKVNQDITAVGAYKATIKLAPDVVSELDIDVVAENAHQIAAI
- a CDS encoding GNAT family N-acetyltransferase, whose translation is MVLSGIWRKNENQRDPLPPNLVVSHDKSVSPQSVQELCASVGWSRREPELIVKALQNSLAVVSIWSNDEMIGFARATGDMVFNATIWDMVVRPDFQRLGVGRLVMHELLKELDEYQIPLVTLYADPGTDGFYKRFGFLCDPSGVRGMFREKQEY
- the rlmD gene encoding 23S rRNA (uracil(1939)-C(5))-methyltransferase RlmD — encoded protein: MAKLKAAHNLQRHQEIDVEIQSIAGGGAGVAKVDGLPIFVERAAVGDKLRVKLFDVRKDFAKGSIEKVLESGGGRAEPVCQHFERCGGCQWQHMSYAEQLRSKTNVVREALTHLGGTGNFTSERLSQIFEPILPAQNPIHYRNKAQFPFQFKMGKTLAGYYERNSHDLVNVQACSIQPQAMDRVLHYVRDLVRQYRVNIYDEQKHKGLLRHLNVRMSFAKQKLLVTFVINHESVKYKEFVNNEELLVFGDIAKDLMDADSSIESVALNFNSERGNRIMGDHTVILLGRGYIEEELKTERADLPEFLRKGLTFRLSSESFFQVNSDQAVKLLEQVTDYSQIALKGQKANVIVDAYAGVGTIAAWLSGSAKEVIAVEENPDAVNDGKQNAALNGLNNLSFVPARVEDALDQILEDTGEIDLLVLDPPRKGASPEVLQCVKERGPRHIIYVSCNPATLARDLRILEDPNRPIAPEGSAAPEEAQVEAPAAIEEEFDEQERLNNAILDVKPVKREDGAYHGYKTIRIRPVDLFPQTYHVETVVLLERI
- a CDS encoding exonuclease SbcCD subunit D; protein product: MATMTIEVIHVSDIHFGSGENHGRVNPQTGLNVRFEDFALALKKVVDYTIEKGCHLFIFSGDAYKNASPEPVYQKMFARELNRLSKHNIKTVLVVGNHDQLLRATQSHSMSVFQSLEVSGMVIVDRPMSITIDTTAGAVQLVGLPHVTRHNLVALEKYRESTAQEIDRLLAEHVKSLLRGYYLDLDATMPTIVTAHMSTDSALAGIEEELLVGYTQTFPTEIFVNEKIDYVALGHIHKYQVLRQSAPAIVYAGSLERVDFGEEKEDKGFVHVHLERNNTSFEFHSIEPRPFITVDVDLVKLSAKTDRDETAAAPDLTGILIGELAKKMLPNCVLRLRYKILQDDLGLVDEDKLRAAANQALSFKMQAEIVSDYGRSRIPHLTETSAASPLSAIETYLDEVAPDKKERLLSRTRELMDKLSSQQS
- a CDS encoding MBOAT family protein: MLFSSLSYLLFFPAVLLAFWLLPHRFRNVLLLVSSYYFYMSWIPVYGILLFVLTLLNYALGAVIDRQRQHARAWLITGIVLNLSTLAYFKYTDFAIASFNKAVASVSPILKISEATLSLPLQHVLLPLGISFFVFEFIHYIVDVYKGSKPITNYVNFSLFAAFFPSQIAGPIKRYQDFVKQMQEPRRFLSANFERGLLLLLQGLFKKIALADNLSPVVNQGFAHAATLGGADAWVAALAFAAQIYCDFSGYTDMGRGSALMLGFDLPDNFNLPYIARSLTDFWKRWHISLSSWLRDYLYIPLGGSKCSLVRRHANLLITMVLGGLWHGASWHFVVWGAFHGTGLILCHSYDHWLKNSSSAVTGFLRQLHSTATGGVLSMLLTFVFVLVGWVFFRAETMAEALSVLHGMFAPQMVTSGVLAEVLAQHPIVPALLAYLLYRLVCDYGAAVIKGSACCGCSNLHPKSASQGGGLSGIFCYDNGPSTVFGFPIYLFCVLI
- a CDS encoding SGNH/GDSL hydrolase family protein yields the protein MSVKIVVASPGDTDNKTMKSSSELLEKSSDGAPMGQIAAESDAGSTKAGTAQQNSSRPGVAKRVLSRTLSSTTLITAVLLGSLYCGLFKAFDWKDLAAQDSSKWIVAKAAIAPQYIYSPESKNIVILGSSLIMAPSENLNDLDGVAIGNPGSETAAPRGLIYVDGLKKATGLSLSTKVLGVPGALTSDQTLITNELIAGGKAPQLLVLTYAPRDFMSNDIGDDIDFTPTARVFHFASLDHGFLPTSFDPQIMRKCFDSHTGFIDSVRRFYLRAIREKTCQFTNHPYSLFESMQKETQTKPTTPLAVTAIAAPVAAPIAAPVAAPVGAPDAATITAPIDGQKQSPADIAKARHEEVLKKDLELYRTRYWPINEKKIKTQMAQLEKLMASASKAQLPVVLVGMPLSAKNIEVLGEANRLRLENQIKEMATRYQIEVIDFNDLPDKLKFAQDEFIDSVHLNKPGSTRFVSLFSTTLAQTKAFGRAFNKQ
- a CDS encoding ABC transporter permease, translating into MNVSLEDKAQEKALLINENEKKRKSTPTQANATGFAVLWQNRNLVLMMVKRDSLGKYKGSLLGALWPLVNPLGHLILYTFLFCVILKVKFDANGGIGNFALYLMSGLLPWGAFAEAASRSCTVILEYPNLVKRVVFPLPILPLVTVLSPLVTEGMAFCMLIIAIFATMHTIYPTIIFIPLITLSQILLTAGIAWTLSSLGVYIRDMKHIMALMLSAWMYATPIVYPAEKLPAECQFLLWINPMAGIVMDYRRTLLQGLAPDWNHYFVYTAMALVCFFIGFQFFDKTKKSFADVM
- a CDS encoding phosphomannomutase/phosphoglucomutase translates to MSGCNGKLFGAYDIRGVYGEGLDEAFARKVGNAYGHYLRPNGGGRVLVGYDARLSSPSLKTAFIEGVLASGNDVVDIGISSTPMAVWFAAHHDFDGGAAITASHLAKHHNGFKLYAAKAKPLGAKNGLGEIRKVVEATSLDSATTSTKASDTTISGKLSQEEIVPMYVKHLIAHLKPERRLKIAIDAGHGAAGGEITELARQAKDLVDIITLNAVPDGNFPTRTPNPLDPGCMDELIRVVKTEGCDFGVSLDGDADRAVFVDELGQVVPTDLMIGLIGAELIKRAGGGSVVYDLRASRAVPEYIEEAGGKAIRTGVGTNFMMSSIKDNNALFAGELSGHYYYGDMFATDNALRTILEALNVVSSMKTNLSTLIKPLSRYALSGEINLRVNEIQSTLNRLEASVTGGTNEHIDGLSINFNEWWFAARGSQTEPVLRLTVGAVSEQILQDRTKHLIEIIQPTQV